From Cheilinus undulatus linkage group 15, ASM1832078v1, whole genome shotgun sequence:
TTCCTCACCAAACACATCTTCAAAGCTTTTCAGCTTTTACTCTTTTTCCGTGCCCACCTTTCCTTCCCTTTCCCCGTACATATCAAAGCCTGATAAATGCTCTGTTTGACCCTCATTTTCACATGTAGCACAAGGACTGGCATAGTTCTATCTTGTTAAAATGATCATCTGAGTAGAAGGCCTTATCCTAAGATCTTGGTCTTTAGCTGTAAAACTCTTAACACTCTGTCTCTTGAACTGCATGGGCTCTGTTTGCTAGCTTTAAAAGTGtgaacttcctgttttctttctacTGAGGATGTGGAACCATCTGTGGGTGCAGGcataaataaaggaaatgaGAGACATTTTGAGGTGTCTTGAAAACTTTTGCAAGACTGGTTTGGATATAATTGATGATAGTATTTGTATCAGGTAAACTATTCTGCAGTAACACTTATATGAGGGGAtatggacagaaaaaaaattaaaaagtttcaAGTGAACATCAGAAAATATATGGTGTCTGTGAGAAATCATCCTGTGAGcatgatgattttatttgagtttCCCACGCTGACGAGAAAGCTTTAAATGCACACGTGATGTTTTCTCGATTACACCATATGAGCATTATTGCACCAGAAACTATCCTGTAAGCATGAGCTAGATCCCCATGCTCAGAAGacacaagaataaaacattgTGCACATGTAAAACTGTCCTCTAAGAATGCTGAATTCCCAGGAGAGGAAACTTTCCCACGCTGACAGGATAGGTTCCTCTGcacaactgatttttttcagctCATGTCCCCCTCTGTACATTTATGATCTTCCCTAAATCCGAATAAAATCCATAGACCAttatgaatgcatttttaaaattaaaacattaatgcaATAATGCCATgataataaatagaaataaagcaaaaaagaaaaacacagatattTATCCATTTGCACTTAGGTTACTACCTTCACGCCCAAAAATATGTGAgtaaaagtttttaatttgcttgaaatatttcagtctaCTTTATAGTGGCACAAACAGGAAGCACACTTTGACTTTTTGTGCCACTGGCCCATTGGCATTGCATTATCTTAAAGTAACAGGGTTTTGTCATATCTTCAGCATTTAGGTCTCTGTCCCAATAACCACAGACTGTGTTGCAACATCTGCAGAACATGCCAGATCCAACCGGTTCTGTCAAGGCCTTTATTCCAGGTGcctgtgctgcatgttggcttCGTCTCCCTGCTACAGCACCTATCTACATGCCTTTTATCGCAGTAAATCTCCCTACTAGTGACTTGATTCATTGTATATCTGAACTgcgaataaaaaaagaagaagaaagcattCTGAACAAACAGGTGAGTTCTCCACAAACAGTAAATGCCAAACTGTGATTTTACCCTGAAAAGCGTAAACTGAAAGTGTAATTACATTTATCTGAACGCATTTTGgcaatcagacaagacactataaaagacatcaaacactgccaccaccacaaacacaccatccacaatgtaaaacacagtggtgtgcagcatcatgctgtggggatgcttctcagcagccggccctggaaggcttgaaaaggtagaaggtaaaatgaatgcagaaaaataaagcaaaatactGGATGTtgtcagtggagggctgcatgGAGGGCGCAGGgattagcgctgttgcctcacagcaagaaggtccctggtttccTCCCCGGTCAGGGTCTTTctatgcagagtttgcatgttctgtcatgcatgcatgtgtgggttctctctgggttctccagcttcctccctaTAAGCGgtttagaaaatggatggatgggttgtCTCAGGCTGTTCAGCCTGATCCCagtgcaacctggcagagcttgagcagatttgcaaagaagaatggagtaaaattgcagtgcagatgtgcaagcctaaGAGACatatatccacacagactcagtgctgtgattgcagccaaagttgCATCTACTACATACTGACTCAAAAAGGGTTAATATAAATGCAGCCACTAATTTAAcattacatttctttatttaatttacactaatttgtagaaaaaaaaaaaatccaaagaggCTAATTCAATTTATAGGCTCACAATTTATTAGGATCTCAATATCAGTACTGATAAATTATACATGAAAGTGAGACAGCACGCACAGCAACAGGGCCCTGACCTGAAGCAGCTACATGGATTACAGCCCTCATTTAATTTATGATTTACTCCAGTGTTTTTACTGATTAATATAAGAATGTCTTCTTGGACAATAAAGACTGCTGATccttaaaatttgaaatttcgCAATTTTGATGCATAACAAAtgcattatttgtttttttaattcaaagtttaATAACATGGAATAACTGAGAACAGGACAGTCTGCATTATAACCTTGACATCATGTGGAAGTatgattacaaaataaaactatgtGGGTGAAATCAGTTTTTGCAGCCGAACTGTGCACATTTCGAAACTATACtgtatatttcagtttaaaaaagagagataaaaaaacaaatcagcttGTAACTTTTTTCACAGTTTAGTTCTGTATGATATAAAGGTGGCAACACATTTTCCAAaagttttcacacatgcatgagTTAAAGCAACTGAAAACCACTTCCTCTTCTCTGCTCCCCTGTTCACAATGACACTGAACTGTCAGTCGATGAACTGTCAGTCTGTTTGATGGTCATCATGCATCGCCAGAAGCAAGcagctctgctctcactgttgTTTATGAGTGAAGTCTTTGCAGGTAGAGGAgggatttgtttttaatgtgatgtATGCTTTCCTCTGGGCTAAATGTCTAATCTAATGTATGTTTATTCTTCTTTCCTTCTATTTCAGAGAATTACACAAAGGTCCATACAGATGTGCCTGTGTACAGGGGCGATTCTAAAACATTCATTTGCAACACATCCAGGACAGATACAAGCCAAGTCAGGTGGACCAAagacaattttcttttttcacatcttttctCAAAGAACCAgactttttcaaacttttcatcTGACAGAGTGAAAATAGAAATAGACTCACCTTCAAAGCTGATTATTTCTAATGTTCAGGATGACGATAAAGGACTCTATATATGTAATATAACTGAAAGGAGGGGGCCTAAGTCTTATCGATGGAATTTAACAGTGTTGCAGAAACCTGAAGGTAGGTAGAGCTCAAAGTCAGGCTTAACATTGATACAGCAGCCATGCTATCTACTAAAACTGCAACATAATGCCTTTAACATCTCATATGTTTTGCAGGTGGCAGTTTAACACAGTATTTCTTTCACTACTTTCTCCCATCTGGGATGGCAGTGTTCCTGTGTTGCATCATTTCAGCCATCTGCCTCTGCAGGTGAGTAAGACTTTCTCTTTCTAAACATACGagtacatttgtttttgtttcagatcAGACGTCACTTCTATGCATTTAATATTAAGCTCAATCACAGCTTACCTGCTGTACCCTGAAAATGGGGGAATGGTAGTGAAAAAGGATGAAGAAACACAAAGCTAAAATATTAAAGGCAAGTGTCCTCTTTGACTTAGTCAAATACAAATGAatttctaaacttttttttagtcCGCTTAGTTATTACTGCTCTAATATAAACCATCcaaaggaaaaataaacttgTTCAATAAACATATCTTGCATTAGAAATACACACGAGTCTGTGACGAGCTTATGTGGGATCCTATGTAATACCTCCCCCTAATGGCCCCTTAAGGCCTTATCAACTGATCACAGAACAATCAACCTGCTCATCCAAGGATCTAAGTAAGTAACCTTAACAATGGATGGTACAATTTTTGATCAATTAAAGTTGATTTTATCTTACTTTATCTTATGTTATCTTATCTAGAGAAAAATTAGTGTTGCAAGCATAGAAATGGTCTGTATTTAAACTGGACTGGGTCTGATCAAAACAAGGACATATTAGTCATTCTTAGACATTTGTGGGACTTGGTGCATGGAGCTTGAAAACAAGACAGTCCCGATCAAAGCGGGATGCATGATTATTCTAACTGTAATAAGgcaaatgcagcaaaatagaCTTGTCAAGTCTGACACGTGCAACATGTCACGTACACAattaaccctctggtatcaCTTCAGTTCTTTTACATTAAGGCCATTATGGATGAATAAATGGCTACCTCTGAAGCAGacataaaaatattacataTAGAAattttttaccaactttttaTGGGTTAACACTTGTAATCAACTTAATTTATGATTAAAAGTACcacatatttaaacattttaactagGGCtatcaagattaatcacattaattgcGATCACCTTTGATCTACAATTAATACCAAATTTTTTTACTTCATGATAAATTGCATGCTTTGTTGTCCTGTTCAACAAATGTTGTTTCAGCCacatcagcatctccctgcagccacagtgatgtaaaataagctcATCACTGCTCCTGCTCCTTAACCATTTCTccatttcccttttaaaaaaactcagacagcttaGAGGGCAAGTTAAAAATCACCTGTAATTTGTGTTATCAAATATCACCTTTTAACagttcacttatttccttttcaatccataacaagtttctttttttgtggttAAGCTCATGTTAAAGTCTGCGATCTACTTTTAAAGTAGGTCTACACCCAAAGTGAAAGCCGACAACCATCCAAGAATAACTGTTTTACAAgcaaaatattggaattttAGAAAGAGATAATAaggatgcagtttttttttttggacagccgttattttaaccctttacctgcCTGTCGGTTACGTCGTTTCACCACGAcgagaaaatacagaaaaagtgAGCTGTTTGCACAATAATACATAATGGAGGCTGATGGattcttttaaaatcacattattGGATATGtcaaagattggcaaaaaattaaCTTTGATGAATTAGTAATTTTTATATGCAGTGTCTGATTTAAAATTGACTACATATTAAGTCAGT
This genomic window contains:
- the LOC121523088 gene encoding uncharacterized protein LOC121523088 isoform X1, with amino-acid sequence MHRQKQAALLSLLFMSEVFAENYTKVHTDVPVYRGDSKTFICNTSRTDTSQVRWTKDNFLFSHLFSKNQTFSNFSSDRVKIEIDSPSKLIISNVQDDDKGLYICNITERRGPKSYRWNLTVLQKPEGGSLTQYFFHYFLPSGMAVFLCCIISAICLCRKLRAKTPNQNQIQDQSYVESAEEQRGTERRTNKRRSQYMERLNSIYNAY
- the LOC121523088 gene encoding uncharacterized protein LOC121523088 isoform X2, whose product is MHRQKQAALLSLLFMSEVFAENYTKVHTDVPVYRGDSKTFICNTSRTDTSQVRWTKDNFLFSHLFSKNQTFSNFSSDRVKIEIDSPSKLIISNVQDDDKGLYICNITERRGPKSYRWNLTVLQKPEGGSLTQYFFHYFLPSGMAVFLCCIISAICLCRKLRAKTPNQNQIQDQSYVESAEERGTERRTNKRRSQYMERLNSIYNAY